One Pyrenophora tritici-repentis strain M4 chromosome 5, whole genome shotgun sequence DNA window includes the following coding sequences:
- a CDS encoding iron sulfur assembly protein 1 yields MQTATAYRPESLYPEPPPRNAGVPDTSIAGGATEATKTTAPQPPSTERNTASTAEQPNMSIPEGEAQKSQAAAPSKPLRPRRYNFGPRKATIKLSPSAVAHLRELLELPEPKLIRIGTKAKGCSGLAYHLEYVDKPSPLDEQVEQDGVKVLIDNKALLNIIGSEMDWLEDKLNERFIFKNPNITEQCGCGESFSVA; encoded by the exons ATGCAGACAGCAACTGCATATCGCCCTGAATCGCTGTATCCTGAACCGCCACCGCGTAATGCTGGTGTACCCGATACTTCGATAGCAGGAGGCGCAACCGAGGCAACCAAAACAACAGCCCCACAACCGCCTTCAACCGAGCGCAATACAGCCTCGACGGCCGAACAACCGAATATGAGCATACCAGAAGGCGAAGCACAAAAGTCGCAAGCAGCAGCGCCGAGTAAACCCCTTCGACCGCGCCGCTACAACTTCGGACCCCGGAAAGCGACCATCAAGCTTTCGCCCTCGGCTGTCGCCCATCTGCGCGAACTCCTTGAACTCCCGGAACCAAAGCTCATTCGGATAGGCACAAAGGCAAAGGGTTGCTCAGGGCTGGCATACCATCTGGAATACGTGGACAAGCCGAGCCCCTTGGACGAGCAGGTAGAGCAAGATGGCGTCAAGGTGCTGATTGACAACAAGGCGCTGTTGAATATTATCGGAAGCGAAATGGACTGGCTAGAAGACAAGCTGAACGAGCGCTTCATCTTCAAGAACCCAAACATCA CTGAGCAATGCGGATGCGGAGAGTCCTTCAGCGTGGCATGA
- a CDS encoding stress responsive A-B barrel domain containing protein translates to MTVVHIVLFEWKSTASPEQISEACTRMLALKEDCIHPTSQKPYIKSFSGGKNISPEGKSGNFTHGFVVEFESEEDRDYYVIKDPAHLEFVKLAGEVASEVNVFDYEPGKM, encoded by the exons ATGACGGTTGTTCACATTGTACTATTCGAGTGGAAGTCTACAGCTTCTCCTGAGCAAATCTCAGAA GCATGCACGCGTATGCTCGCTCTAAAGGAAGATTGTATCCATCCAACGTCCCAGAAGCCCTACATCAAATCATTCTCCGGTGGCAAGAACATCAGCCCCGAAGGCAAATCC GGCAATTTCACCCACGGATTCGTCGTCGAGTTTGAGAGTGAAGAGGACCGCGACTACTATGTAATTAAGGATCCTGCCCACCTAGAATTTGTGAAACTCGCCGGTGAGGTGGCGAGTGAAGTCAATGTGTTTGACTATGAACCGGGCAAGATGTAG
- a CDS encoding SpeB, Arginase-agmatinase-formimionoglutamate hydrolase, arginase family, which translates to MRFTPAVLSFAAAVAAHGDHDHDQEPLAGPHQSLWYNTLPGDGGTQADSIFSGISTFGRLPYHPCLSSDVDYDIAFIGAPFDTGTSYRPGARFGPSGIRQGSRRLNLYGGYNVPLKANPFNSWAKVIDCGDIPVTSYDNAYALQQIEQGHNLLLSRAPHTHANKPGPSKHGKTLPRMITLGGDHTITLPLLRSVHREYGPITVIHFDSHLDTWRPKVFGGAPSEQASINHGTYFFHAAQEGLLANDTNIHAGIRTTLSGPSDYDNDGYCGFEIVEARAIDKIGIDGIVKKIRDRVGLERPVYLSIDIDTLDPAFAPATGTPETGGWTTRELRTIIRGLEGINLIGADIVEVAPAYDTNAELTTMAAADTLYEVMTLMVKKGPLSYMGAPAKEIEL; encoded by the exons ATGAGGTTTACTCCTGCCGTCTTGAGCTTTGCTGCGGCTGTTGCTGCACATGGCGACCATGACCATGATCAAGAGCCATTGGCTGGCCCACACCAAAGTCTTTGGTACAACACGCTTCCCGGTGATGGTGGCACACAA GCCGACTCCATCTTCTCCGGAATCTCCACATTCGGCCGTCTCCCATACCATCCGTGTCTGTCGAGCGATGTAGACTACGACATTGCATTCATCGGTGCTCCCTTTGACACTGGTACATCATACCGTCCTGGCGCTCGCTTCGGCCCCAGTGGCATCAGACAAGGTTCTCGCCGTCTCAATTTATA TGGCGGCTACAACGTCCCACTCAAGGCGAACCCGTTCAATTCGTGGGCCAAAGTAATCGACTGCGGAGACATTCCCGTTACCTC ATACGACAACGCCTACGCCCTCCAACAAATCGAACAGGGCCACAACCTCCTCCTCAGCCGTGCCCCCCACACCCACGCCAACAAGCCCGGCCCCTCCAAACACGGAAAGACACTCCCCCGCATGATCACCCTAGGAGGCGATCACACAATCACACTGCCCCTTCTCCGCTCCGTTCACCGAGAATACGGTCCCATTACCGTCATCCACTTTGACAGCCATCT CGACACCTGGCGTCCCAAAGTCTTCGGCGGCGCCCCCAGCGAACAAGCCAGCATAAACCACGGCACCTACTTTTTCCACGCGGCCCAAGAAGGCCTCCTCGCAAACGACACCAACATCCACGCCGGCATCCGCACGACGCTGTCAGGACCTTCAGACTACGACAACGACGGGTACTGCGGGTTTGAAATCGTCGAAGCGCGGGCAATCGACAAGATTGGCATTGATGGCATTGTGAAGAAGATTAGAGATCGCGTTGGGTTGGAGAGACCGGTGTATTTGAGTATTGATATTGATACGTTGGATCCGGCTT TCGCACCTGCAACCGGCACACCTGAAACCGGTGGCTGGACCACGCGTGAACTCCGCACTATCATCCGCGGCCTCGAGGGTATCAACCTCATCGGCGCTGATATTGTAGAAGTGGCGCCGGCGTATGATACTAACGCTGAGTTGACGACtatggcggcggcggatacGTTGTATGAAGTTATGACGCTTATGGTGAAAAAGGGACCGCTTAGTTATATGGGTGCGCCTGCTAAGGAAATTGAGTTGTAG
- a CDS encoding MatE family transporter gives MDHETSKSRSWIPDFLRTSKKDTDAPDERSPLLPDSNHEEWSSGETYELDDEEASNFQLVLREFWILLKGSLPVVVAYALQNSLQTVSVLIVGRLSPEALATAAFSYMFAMATGWLIALGGTTAIDTLASASFTGSKNRHDLGTILQRSFVVLSLFYIPVAILWFCSEPLFKALGQEDYIARDSARFLSVLAPGGIGYIFFEALKKYMQAQEIMRPGTYVLLITSPLSAGLNYLFVYNFKMGLLGAPLATGIAYWASFFLLLAYARFVNGWQCWGGWDRKCLQNSWVFARLAFLGVIHVGTEWWAFEIVALVAGKLGTIPLAAQSVIMTTDQVMNTIPFGVGVATSSRVGNLLGSRDAKGAARAANTAAVLSMVLGALVLAVLMGVKDFYAKIFNDDVEVIKLTAKVMPYVALFQIADGLNGSCGGALRGMGRQHIGATVNIVSYYCGALPLGIWLAFHGWGLGGLWVGQCIALYLVGFAEWAIVAWSNWDYQVKKAFDRMDSDDRAEIGISPEEATPIHR, from the exons ATGGATCACGAAACGAGCAAGTCGAGGTCTTGGATACCGGACTTCCTGAGGACATCGAAGAAAGATACCGACGCCCCAGATGAGCGGAGTCCCCTCCTTCCAGACTCAAATCATGAAGAGTGGTCTAGTGGCGAAACCTACGAGCTGGATGATGAAGAAGCATCGAATTTCCAACTCGTCCTGCGCGAGTTCTGGATATTGCTAAAGGGATCACTACCGGTGGTTGTGGCATACGCCCTTCAAAACTCTCTACAGACCGTATCAGTTCTCATCGTCGGACGTCTCTCGCCAGAAGCATTGGCTACAGCTGCCTTTTCATACATGTTCGCCATGGCTACTGGTTGGCTCATCGCTCTTGGTGGCACGACAGCCATCGATACACTAGCGTCCGCCAGCTTTACTGGAAGCAAAAACCGCCACGACTTGGGGACCATCCTCCAGCGCTCATTCGTCGTCCTCTCTTTATTCTACATACCCGTCGCTATCCTCTGGTTTTGCTCTGAACCACTTTTCAAAGCTCTCGGCCAGGAAGACTACATAGCGCGCGACTCGGCGAGATTCCTGTCTGTGCTGGCTCCGGGCGGTATTGGCTACATATTTTTTGAGGCGCTGAAAAAGTACATGCAAGCTCAAG AAATCATGCGACCTGGAACGTACGTTTTGCTCATCACTTCTCCCTTGAGCGCCGGTTTGAACTACCTCTTTGTGTATAACTTCAAAATGGGCCTTCTCGGTGCACCTCTTGCTACGGGCATCGCATACTGGGCGTCGTTCTTCTTACTCCTCGCCTATGCACGCTTTGTGAATGGGTGGCAATGCTGGGGAGGTTGGGATCGCAAGTGCCTACAAAACAGTTGGGTATTTGCACGCCTGGCTTTCCTCGGAGTCATACACGTTGGTACCGAGTGGTGGGCATTTGAGATTGTTGCGCTCGTTGCAGGCAAGCTTGGCACCATACCGCTGGCGGCGCAGAGTGTTATCATGACTACAGACCAAGTCATGAACACTATTCCCTTTGGAGTCGGCGTTGCCACCTCTTCGCGCGTCGGAAACCTCCTCGGATCGCGAGACGCAAAAGGTGCAGCGAGAGCGGCTAATACTGCGGCCGTACTGAGTATGGTTCTCGGGGCGCTCGTGTTGGCCGTCCTCATGGGAGTCAAGGACTTTTACGCCAAGATTTTCAACGACGACGTAGAAGTCATCAAGCTCACTGCAAAGGTAATGCCTTATGTTGCGCTGTTTCAGATTGCAGATGGACTCAACGGCAGCTGCGGAGGTGCTCTTAGAGGAATGGGCAGACAGCACATTGGAGCAACAGTCAACATTGTAAGCTACTATTGTGGAGCTTTGCCATTGGGTATCTGGCTTGCATTCCACGGTTGGGGACTTGGAGGCTTGTGGGTTGGACAGTGCATCGCCCTCTACCTCGTTGGGTTTGCGGAGTGGGCGATCGTTGCTTGGAGTAACTGGGATTATCAAGTCAAGAAGGCATTTGACAGGATGGATTCTGACGACAGGGCGGAGATTGGCATTTCTCCGGAGGAAGCCACGCCGATACACAGATAG